The Thamnophis elegans isolate rThaEle1 chromosome Z, rThaEle1.pri, whole genome shotgun sequence DNA window cctgcttcacaactttaatgcagTCATGTATTTTGCAGTCTGTGAGGGGTCCTCGAAATGTCGTCGCAGGACCATCATAAAACGGTTGAAGTCCCGCAGTTCTACCATATCGGTATTATGTAGggtcaccatccatctggcagcagctccttccagggctagggtAACCACCCGCACTCGAGATCCTTAGGTTTGAAAATCACGCCCgtattcttgcatgtaggtgagcacgtgtgccacaaagaatcccaatttttgCGAGTTCCCATCAAACGCCACCCCAAGGGAAGGAGTTTTTCTTTCTAATTGCAGGTTTTGGGGTTGGTTTGGAGTGGGCCCCAATCCATGCGCTAACTGGGGGGAGGGTTTGCTGGGTCCCCTGCTGCTGTTGCTGTGCCATCTGCTTGATCAGGAGGGCCTGGGGGGGTGGCCCTCCTGGCATCATCCATGGCTGCTGCCCTTCCCATGCTTTGCTGCCATTCTGGCTCCCCCCAGAATGTTGAGATTTTACAAAATctccatcaccaactgggttacCTGTCTCTTCAGACGGTCCTCTCTCAGTGAGGCCTCATTTAGCTCCTCCTGGTCAGAGAGGGCTTCTAACTCCAATTTCCACCCCGGTTTTCTGTTACTACGGGTGAGGGTGACTCCTCTGGTCCTCCCATCCCAGCTGCCTTTCGTCCTGATGCCGATTGACCAGTGGGGCTTTTTGGGGTCTTCCACATTCACCTCATCCTCTCCGACAGGGTTACATGGAGCAGGCCTccagttttggggggggggggtggtttgACGTCTCgttccagcattcagcttcccCCTGTTCACTGTTGTGCTCAGACATGTTTGCAGGATCCTTTCGGTAGAGTAAATATTGCTTCTCCGGGTTGACCATTTTGCAGAGATGTTGATTTATGTAAGGattcctctcctaacttaagaaagtgaagactcttgaaaccgagtatttcaaaaggaacattTTATAAAGAAGAATGGAAACGATTAAGTTCAAAGCAACATTTGAAcccccttaggcaatgcaagtagaattaaagcagtagagacctccccccccctcattagttagaatgcagattttagccaatacacgTGTGAGTATGTTTCCTTTATCAATTGCCCTGAGagccgaataaacatacattcccatggctatttctgttagacattaaagtgaaccattccacatggccatcataaacattccccaaaaggtgagGGGATCTCAAGGTGCTTTGgcgccaggaaaccagttgtaaaatatcagtgtcacaggcactgctaataaatcgactccaagccccccctcctctcagttgaatggcagtatcacttttagggatctgacaggtATACCACTTAAAGAGCTGTTTTATAAactaggagactgagttctagactactcttaagcatgaaaaccagctgaatgactggacagtcactctctctcaactcaATCCACCTCATAAGTTCGCTAAGGAGAAAAATCAGAGACAGTCAATATTCAGTgtcttgaattatatataaaaaggcagaataataatttaacaattatTGATAAACAAAATGTCTGGATAATGGATGTTGCAATACTTGAAGACAACAGAAGAACAAGTGAAACAattgaaaatcacaaaataaaaatacatgtaAATAGAATTAGAAAACCAAATATAagtatcaatagtaataggtgctttGGACACAATTCCAAGACATGGAGCACCATTTAAATTCCattagcattgacaaaatcaccatgtcaaaaggcagctttactcgcaACAGCTTAATCCTGCAATGACaccttttaacaccatcaaacaacagtggtctatcccaagtccttgggaaggagTTTACAGGTGGACAAAATGCAAAATCCAGTCTAAAACATTTGGCTGATCAAAGCTCTAAGGTTTAACGGGAGGAGACCCATACTTCTCACATTTTGTTCTTGGTTATCCACCAGAATAATCAATGTCCACATACTTCTTTTTATCCACATATTTCTGAAGAGACATGTAAGGAATAAATGGGAGCTTACTCATTATAAGATACATactcctagaacaggggtgtcaaattcaatttcattgagggccacatcaaggctATGGTTAACCTCAGGGGGGCAGGTGggcatggccgactgggtggacatggccagcttgatgccactgcTGGTccgatgtttcctctttgcattgggtagactgggccaaagtgATGCAGGTAGATCAGACCGAAGTGACATGTGCTGGCCCCttatattttccaggatggccctgagGGCCAGATCTGACCACATCATGGgttggatccggcctgcaggtcttgagtttgacacccctgtcctagaagtttataaaatgaatgaatatttgaaataaattagaGTCAAgttccatttaaaaaatgcaaacttAGAAATAGTTACAAGTGGTTTAGAAAAGTTGTTACTTGTCAATTTGATATTCACTAATTACCTAATCTGAAAGTATTCTTCCTCGGATATTGATAATTGCATACCTAAGTATATTGCTAAAAGATTGCTTATCGGTTGCAAGTATTTTTAATGCTTTCTGGATCTAACATATTTTGTTAGATCCAAGAATCAATTTTGGAGTAGTTGAGAAAATGGTGGCAGAGTTGATCCACTTCTGTGGATATAGAACAGCTCCTTTCATGAGTGCTGTAACTATTTATATTAACTAAATTTGCTTAGTCTTTGGAATTCTGTGCCTTTTGCCATTTCAGCTTGGCCTAGTTTCAAGGTACCTATGGCCTACTATCTTATTTTAGTTTTTCAGCTGAACTATGAGCTAAGAAGAGCCAGATTACTTACATGATAATTCTTAGACTAGAACAATCCTCCCTAATTCAAATTAGTTAGTGAGCTAATTTGGGGTTATATAGACCATTCCAAAGCACACATAAATTagtataaatatacagtatattagtaGAATCAGGACTTGGTCTTATTcagaaatgaatggaaactatatatgtattattgtaattttttttagctGCTCTTGTTTGATTATGACAAGGTGGAACTGGCGAATATGAATAGGCTCTTTTTTCAACCCCAGCAAGCTGGACTGAGCAAAGTGAAAGCAGCAGAACACACTTTAAGGTATATGATGGGGAAAATGTGCTTTCAAGTATTCAGGAGATGTCTCTCtccaactttaaaaaatattaccaGAAAGATAGAAATTTGCATTTGATGTGAAAgtcttttagaaatatttatgtgAACATCATAAGtagcaacttttttttaaaggaatattaaTCCTGATGTCTGCTTTGAAGTACATAATTACAACATCACCACTGTGGACAACTTTCAGCATTTCATGAATAGGATCaggtaaaaataatttttagaagTGTATTTACTGTATGCATAATGGCACTGTTTGACTTGGTTTTATTAATACTGTAGTAATGGTGGATTAGAAGAAGGAAAATCTGTGGATCTTCTATTAAGCTGTGTGGATAACTTTGAAGCTCGTATGGCAATTAACACTGTAAGTAAATAACTAAGTATTCAGAACTCTCATTAATGAATCTTAATTGGTGCTTGCTTATTCTTATCCAATAAAAAATGAGTATGTTAGAAAATTATGATAGCATGAAAAATCCAGAATTCAAGCATGAATGCATTATAATCCTGGACTGATTTCATTCATTGTGTAGACTCCTTAGGTTTTGCAGTCCCTGGTTTCTGCCTAATGTTGTGGAAGTTGTATATGTTTCTTATATCTATTTTTAGCAAATCAAACGACATGTCTTTTTCTTAAAGGCTTGTAATGAGATTGGACAAATATGGATGGAATCGGGAGTAAGCGAAAATGCTGTTTCTGGTCATATCCAGCTGATCATACCTGGTGAATCAGCTTGTTTTGCAGTATGTAATTATCTGATTTCTTGTTCTTTTCTGCTATTAGAGAAGTCCAATTAATTGCAATGTATATGTGTGTTAGGCAGTGCAAAGGCTTCCAACCAGATTCATAGTGGATTTGAGATCTACAGAAATGTCCTAGCCTGCTCATTTGCATCCACATATTGGTCCATAATACCTTCCAGCTTGAGATATAGTTAATGCATTTTCATTGGGAATAGAAttgtaaattaaacaataaactgTTATCTTCAgaagtttcttttccttttctgttaTTTTGAGAAAGTGTTCAAAAGTCAATCTTCTTTAAAATCCTGCTTTCAGAATTTTTAAAGATCTAGAAAGGTCTCAAGAGAGGCCTAGTTATAATTATATTTTCAGTTGCAGTTCAGATTTTTGCATTCAGTCTTCCAATTGTTCCAGAACAATGCTGAGAGTAATTTGGAATGAGTGAGTAACTAGCCCAAAGTTCCCCAAAAGGCTTCCAGAGTTGAGGTTAGATTCAGACCTGGATCTACTTATAGCTTTTCAAGTACCATACTTTATGCATTCTTTGCTTCAAGACCATGCAAGATACATAATCGTTTGTCTCCAAAAAGTGGGATTTGGATGATAAAATaagagaagaatatgacttttttttttccaaaataccaCATTgaccattttttctctttttgacaATAGCAACCATAGATTTTTCCAACCCAAAGAGCTTGGAATTCATCTCATGCTGTGCCCCCATCCCTCCATTTTACCTctgtaaatatgtttttttattttccattttcgtacagtcacatatatgtgcatatatatgtatatgcatatatacatatatatatatgcataaccggggccatatgacattaaacaataaatacagccattcctcttgtcaacaatgccccccaaaatagaaacccaatgtacctcttcgaccctccatacaccctttctttcgcccccttcCAACTtttcatcttccctccatcattcccctctaccctacttcccctccccctctaccattcctctctcccagtacactccctcccttccttctcactgtccctccaatcctctctcccaccctctctacccctctttcttctatccctctactcctcccatcggtgtatttctactatctattaatatattcagtttgtcctatttttacactggaattaaaaagcaacagtatacaagtacgatcgcgttactttgaaatctgtcacatactatatatcccccctcccccctaacaccccacatCCCTCCATTTTACCAATTGCTGTTTTTAGACAATTTCTACAATATTTCCTAACTTGCAATAATTCTTTAAACTTGGATTTACTCTCACTCAGGCTGGTTCATCACTGCTCTAATAAATGCTTCAAATACCTTGTTCCCATAATGTCATAAAACATATCAGGCATTGTGATTAGAATGGCTGATGGTGATCTGATGACAAAAATCTCTTAATTGGAAGATGGATGATGCcctgattaaaaattttatttccCAATGCTAGCTAGCATTGTTATTGCAGCACTTCATAATCAACATGTGTCAGTTGTGTCAGTCATAATCAAGCTGTGTCAGTTTTCAGTAACTCCAAACCTCCTTGGGCTTTTGTCAGGATTTGGGATTTAGCCCAGATGAatgatttaaatatatttcttccaTACTGTAAACACATGGTTATAAGCATCTTTTTTTGGTATCTTTTTCACTTTGCTAGTGTGCACCTCCACTTGTCGTAGCTGCAAACATAGATGAGAAAACTCTGAAACGAGAGGGAGTTTGTGCAGCCAGTCTTCCCACCACTATGGGAGTGGTTGCTGGTCTTCTTGTGCAAAATGTCTTGAAGTAAGTGGCTAAATCTTTAagttgaaaataacatttaatacaGCAGTTTCTGACTAAATGAGATTGGCATATGTGGGCCTGATTGGGATACATTGCAGGGTgacacagaaatataattttatgtcattttattctattttacatatttacagtatgtattattgtattttatcctgtaactattgtattttatcctactcttattttatttttataggatTTTATTGGTAATGCATGTTTGAACCTTGTACTTTGATatggctaatcaataaagctaatTTAATCTAAAATAAACTAGTTTTTTGTTAACGGATCttccagaataaaatattttgaacctGATTTCTTGTTTTGATACAAGTTTTTAAAGTTGTTTCTCTTTACATTTTCTCCAGATATTTATTAAACTTTGGAATTGTGAGCTTTTACCTCGGCTACAATGCACTGCAGGATTTCTTTCCTACCATGACAATGAAACCAAATCCACAGTGTAGTGACCGAAATTGCAGAATGCAGCAAGAACAATATAAGGTAAAATACAAACTCCAAAAACAAATCCCTTAGTTCTCCACtgagttgctttatttatttagaacCTGCTAAGTAAAAAGAAGTCTTGTATACTGTTTTCTCCCATATATTATAAGTAAATTTCAGGTAATCATTATTATCTAGTGTATAGTGATTTTGTATATCCATTTTTGGTAAATACAGACCAGATCTTGTTATCCTCTGCAAAATGTTCCATATATCTTCAGTTTGGAGTTTGTCATTTTGTTTGAAGATTTTTTGAGTGATGTATGTTCTGTCCATGTGCAAAATGGTAGGtgcacaaatattttttaaatatttttttattcttaaatttgttGCTCACAATTGTTAAATTAGACAGCATCTTCACAGATAATGAGAACTAcctttatttaattttgtttttgtgtTATTAAAAAGCTTTTGTTAGTTTTGGTATCTTTGTATTTGCAGAAAAAGGAGGCAGTGAATCTAGAAGAAGAATCAATAGACCAGGAAGACGAAATAGTTCATGAAGACAATGATTGGggtgattattttttaaagactcatGAAGATAATTCATGTTcctatatttcattatttaaaattaatCCCTTTGTGATGGcatcattttatttctttgtacCTAAGGATCCTCTGGCAATTTTCAAAAAGAaatcaataaaattattattacaatTTGAGGATCTCAGAATTTCTTACAGTAGACTGGGAACAATGAATAATTTTTAGGAAAGAAACCTGAGCCTAGTGGACAAAGGCAAATTGCTCTGTCAATATTTTCAGCGGACATTGCTGAATAACATTTATTTGAAAGCAAGCCATATTCTCTCACAGATAATATGGGGTTTAAGAGGTTAGTTAGAAGTTAGAAGAATACAGACAGCCACTGTTTGCCTTGAAAGGCCCACCAAAAGGCAGGCTGGTTATTTTATGAAACTTTGTGAGGGAGCAAGTTACAGTATGCCATCCTTTCTCTAGGGCATCACTAAGCCATTAAAGGACATGAGCTTACTTTTTTCTACAAGAGAAAATGCAGGAAAATTGGACATACTGTTAATAAGAAGATAAGTTAATGGCCATACTGTTCATCATGTGGTGTTGTTTAGTGCCACATAAATAGCAGGAAAACACAGTAAAActttctaaatattatttatttctattttggtTCTCTGGCCAGAGATGAGCAAAATTAGTCAAGAAAcctgttatattttttaaaattttctaaaataatcaTGATTCTGTTTAATTACAGAATTTTTATCTTTATGTTTTTGGGTATATGTTCAGGTATAGAGTTAGTTTCGGAGATTTCAGAAGAAGAACTGAAAGATGATTCTAGTTCAGTTCCTGATCTTCCAGAAGGAATTATGTTGGCTTACACAATACCAAACAAGGTAATAAAAATGCTTGGCATTCAAGTTCTTGAAATGTGGTTTTAGAATCTAATCCATTAGATCTTATTTAGAATGGGTTTAAATAGTTTTTGCTAAACTAATGTAAAGCTGttgttttctgctttatttttccaagatgtattATTTAAGTTGTTCATTACTATGAAAACAGTTGCAGTAATACCATTGACTTGTATTAGCACACCTGCCAAATTTGGTTATCTCTACTCTGTGGAACAAATGCTTTGCATTAgtgtgtagtccttaatggaactgcatctacatggaggaaagtatgcatgGTATATCCTaaggctctgtcttaggcccagtacttttcaatatcttcaGATTTAGATGAGGGTACAGAAGGGGAATTCACCAACTGCAGACACCAAGCTAGTGGAAAAAGTCAACATTCCAGATGCTAGGCTCAACATACACAAATATCTCGACAATGGGCCCTAaattacaaaatgaaatttaatgagtAAGGTTTTACAATTAGGCAAGAAAATACACAGATATAAAATAGGTGGTATCTGTCtcagtaatagtaataattaatAGTAACTAACAGGATCATTGCGTTTTAGTGGgcagtcacttaaatatgagccaatagcCTGCTGTAACCTTCAAAAAAACAAATGccattctaggctgcattaataaaggcaggggtgtcaaactcaaggcccggaggccagatctggcctacaGAGAGCTTAGATGTggtccatggggccaccctggaagcaGCGAAGGACCggtccacagtgcctctgccagtgaaaatggagttcaggaaggttgcaggaggccattgcagccagaaACAGAACTTGTGAGGACAACACGCAGCTCTCAAGCTCCTTTTTAACTGACAGAAGGttacaggaggctgtcgcagctggaaacggagcttgggagcccatttttgttggcagagcacttaggccaccacaggtgcccctgacacaagtgatgtcaagctgggcacgagcaccctggccacacccatccccgCCCTCTGATGTCATGCGGCccacaatgaaatcaagtttgacatccctgaataaagggatagaatcaaaatcatgtgaagtgttattaccattttataatgcctcggtaagatcacagttggaatactgcatccagttgggttgccacaatatgaaaaagatgttgagactctagaaagagttcaaaTGAGGAAGAAAAATGCTTAagaggactggaagctaaaacatgaacagttgcaggaattgtgtgtctctaatgaaaagagggactagtgacttgatagcagtgttccaatatctaaagaaagaagaggagatcaaCCAATTCTCCCAAGCACCTAACggcagaagcagcagcaatgggtggaaactaatcaaggagagaatcaacctagaactaatgagaaatttcgtGACAGAATAATTAGTTAGTGGAATGActagccttcagaagttgtggatgctccatcacaggATTTTTTAGAAAAGATTAGACAGCCaattgtgtgaaatggtatagtgtctcctctgtttgagcaggggactggactagaagactatcAAGATTCCTTACAATTCTGTTTTTCTTCGGGTGAATTGGATGTGAAggagttatttttcttttctatcattAACAGAAAGAGAATATCCCAGCTGAAGAAATGGTTGAAGAATCTGAAGAAAGTCTTGAAGAACTTATTGctaaaatgaagaatatatagAATAAAGAATGTGTCAAGGACCTGTTAATTTTAGTGCTTTATAGCTATTTAATGGTTTCTGACTAAATTTGGCCTTTTGTATATTTATCACTCTGTTTTGatgatactgtgtttccctgaaaataacagggtcttattttcttttgacccacaaaatatggcttgggtcttattatcagggggggggcttattgttttggggttgtcgggtggctgctctcttgtgagcgggcttctaaagagccaggcacagtctcagggcaaacagctgtgttgcgctgtcgcagcagtgtAACACAACAGCAatgaagcaaccacgctcacgagcagccacccggcaaaccccctttatagccaggcacagcgccattcactgacctaggggtattgccaagccgtgTGAGTGCCTGTTTGGTGGCttccagctcccgtggcttggaaatgccagtgaatggcgctctgcatggctagAGGGGGGGATTACACAAGTGGCTATTCCGCTcccatgcctcccagcctcacgatgccctggcccagctctccctgcagaaccaGAGCACCTCTGCCGCTGCCCACCACCATCCCATCATGGCAGCTTCCAAACCAAATCTTCCAGCAGAGGTCGCTCTAGGCATATGCTCTATGATTGTGGGCCAGTTGCCAGCAGAGCGTACTTCCAGagcatattttcggggaagggcttatatttttgcccacctgaaaaatgtggtatggccttattttcaggacatgtcatatttttggggaaacacagtgtaTGATTAAATTCCCATAACTTAATACATTATTAGAAGCTATGAGGATTCAAATTTCCAGAAAGCATTAAAGCAACCCAATACATATTATGAGAATGATAGTGATATATCAAATCAACCACAAAGGTATTTTATGAAAGGTAAAAGTTTACTTATTAGATATAATACAAGTaaagtaaatataaaataatctGGCAAAACTTCTAATGCCCCTTATGTTTAGAAAAATTAAAGATTTCACTAGTTGTAGCTGTATTTAATTTTTGAAATACTACTCTACTTTACCCATAATGCTAAATCATGAATTAAGTGTGGAATTTCTTCTCTATATGTTTTGAGATTGAATCTTATGTATCTTATAGAGTAATGACAGTTGGAAGCCAAAATGAGCAAAGTTGTGCAAGACTAGTTTTGTATTGCACACACGATTTTTTACGAAAGAACAGGAAGATTGCTCTTTTGCTATTTTACATTCAGCAAGAGCAATAAATCGTGatccaaaattaattttcttgATTTGCTGTCATGCAACTACGTACAGAATATGTAGTTTAAAGGAAATTCAATTGTATTAATCCAAAATGGGTAATCAATAGTCTGAAAGTCATTCATTAACAGTATGACTTCCATTTCAAAACATAATTTTGGATTTTACATAAttgtaaagaaaacaaaactaaaGTGTTTATTTCACTGTCATAGAATCTGTGTTTCACACTTTTCATGGGTTGGTAATGTCATAGTATACTAAAAATCATGGTTTAGCATTATGTTTATTTAAA harbors:
- the UBA5 gene encoding ubiquitin-like modifier-activating enzyme 5 isoform X1 yields the protein MATSGNQVEQLRRRIQELEKELIRERGGNRGLRARIAEMSPEVTDSNPYSRLMALKRMGIVKDYEKIRSFAVAIVGIGGIGSVTAEMLTRCGIGKLLLFDYDKVELANMNRLFFQPQQAGLSKVKAAEHTLRNINPDVCFEVHNYNITTVDNFQHFMNRISNGGLEEGKSVDLLLSCVDNFEARMAINTACNEIGQIWMESGVSENAVSGHIQLIIPGESACFACAPPLVVAANIDEKTLKREGVCAASLPTTMGVVAGLLVQNVLKYLLNFGIVSFYLGYNALQDFFPTMTMKPNPQCSDRNCRMQQEQYKKKEAVNLEEESIDQEDEIVHEDNDWGIELVSEISEEELKDDSSSVPDLPEGIMLAYTIPNKKENIPAEEMVEESEESLEELIAKMKNI
- the UBA5 gene encoding ubiquitin-like modifier-activating enzyme 5 isoform X2; the encoded protein is MNRLFFQPQQAGLSKVKAAEHTLRNINPDVCFEVHNYNITTVDNFQHFMNRISNGGLEEGKSVDLLLSCVDNFEARMAINTACNEIGQIWMESGVSENAVSGHIQLIIPGESACFACAPPLVVAANIDEKTLKREGVCAASLPTTMGVVAGLLVQNVLKYLLNFGIVSFYLGYNALQDFFPTMTMKPNPQCSDRNCRMQQEQYKKKEAVNLEEESIDQEDEIVHEDNDWGIELVSEISEEELKDDSSSVPDLPEGIMLAYTIPNKKENIPAEEMVEESEESLEELIAKMKNI